GGATAACCGCAGTCCGCTACCACTTTATTGAAGACGTGGGGGCCTACCTAAGGCCGCCTGAGCCGGGGGCTCTGTTTAGAATACACGGCAATTTAAACGGGGCCTACGACATAAAAGCAATTGAGGCCGACTACACAGTCGTATTCACTAACAAGTCCCCCACGGGGCTGAACCGCGGCTACGGCGGCCCCCAGTTCTACTTCGCACTTGAGAGGGCGGTGGAGGAGGCCGCAAGGAGGCTGGGGCTAGACCCGCTTGAGTTTAGAATTAGAAACTTGGTGAGGGAGTTCCCAGTGACGGTAGGCAGCCAGAAGTTCTACGAAACCCCCACCGGCGGTCTATACCCGGCCCAGGACTACGTCACGGTTGTAAAGGCTCTAGAGCCCGAGTATAGACGCTGGCAGGAGGAGAAGAGGAGGGGGAGGAGGGTGGGCGTCGGCATCGCCGTGGTGGTGGAGCCAAGCGGCACCAACCTCGGCTACGTCGACGTGGCCCTGGACGCCGAGAAGAGGAAGTATCCACACTCAGGGGCTGGGGAATACGTGACCGTAAGCGTAGATCCAAACGGGGTTGTCGAGGTTTTTGTAAACGCCACAAACGAGGGTCTCGGCCACGAAACCGCGCTCGCCGAGGTGGTGGCCAGGGAGCTGGGGGTTAAGCCTGAGGATGTGAAGGTGGTCTTCCAGACAGATACCGACAAGCTTTGGGCGCTGTCTAGCGGTAGCTACTCCAGCAGATTCGCCCCCGTGGTGATCAGCGCCGCGATTGAGGCGTGTAGAAGGCTGAAGGAAAAAGTAATGCTACTAGGGGCGCACTACCTAAAGGCAAGGAGAGTTGCCTACTCAGATGGGTACGTAGTTGACCTAGATAGACCTGAGAGGCGTATAGATCTGAAGCGCATTGCCTCCGCCGTGCACTGGGACCCGGGCGGGTTGCCGGAGGGAATGGAGGGCGGCCTCGTGGCTACCGCCTACTTCCAGCCCCCCACGGTGAGGGCGCCGGTTGGCGATCGCGTAAACTCCTCGGCGGCATACGCCATACAGGCCCACCTCGCCGTGGTTGAGCTCGGCGACGAGGGCATAAAGCTCGTGAGGTACGTAGTGGCCCACGACGCTGGGAGGATAATAAAGAGGGAGTTGCTTGACGGGCAACTCCACGGGGGGATACACCACGGGGTTGCCATGGCCCTCTACGAGGAGCTTAGATACGGCCCGGACGGCACCCCCAAGTCGCTGTTGCTAGATACCTACGGCACGCCGACGCTGGCGGAG
The sequence above is drawn from the Pyrobaculum ferrireducens genome and encodes:
- a CDS encoding xanthine dehydrogenase family protein molybdopterin-binding subunit gives rise to the protein MTYREGLRAVTGNGEYIDDLPSPPGTLHMAILRSPYPHAVVRKIDVSEVRRRGGVAYTSEDLLRVVKAPFPNALGLPIDYYPFAVGKARYFGEPLAVVLADDVYKAVDLLDYVEVDLEPLEPVVTIDDALRGRALVHEKLGSNVAMRKNMKFGDVEGFFKAADDVVRLEFKFPKHTAMPLEPYGVLASWRGDELYLTANFQGPMLYVYFIARALGLSTAQLHIKTPRDIGGSFGIKYSIYPYAVLAAASSRLAGRPVKWVETRQENLVASSSNGERRGYVELALRRDGRITAVRYHFIEDVGAYLRPPEPGALFRIHGNLNGAYDIKAIEADYTVVFTNKSPTGLNRGYGGPQFYFALERAVEEAARRLGLDPLEFRIRNLVREFPVTVGSQKFYETPTGGLYPAQDYVTVVKALEPEYRRWQEEKRRGRRVGVGIAVVVEPSGTNLGYVDVALDAEKRKYPHSGAGEYVTVSVDPNGVVEVFVNATNEGLGHETALAEVVARELGVKPEDVKVVFQTDTDKLWALSSGSYSSRFAPVVISAAIEACRRLKEKVMLLGAHYLKARRVAYSDGYVVDLDRPERRIDLKRIASAVHWDPGGLPEGMEGGLVATAYFQPPTVRAPVGDRVNSSAAYAIQAHLAVVELGDEGIKLVRYVVAHDAGRIIKRELLDGQLHGGIHHGVAMALYEELRYGPDGTPKSLLLDTYGTPTLAEFVDVDVGLIHFETPAVYLPSGAYGAGEGPVMGAPAAVANAVSDLLGVPINELPVRLEALI